In a single window of the Olivibacter sp. SDN3 genome:
- a CDS encoding SusC/RagA family TonB-linked outer membrane protein: MSSIDLIKEVRGCCFIKLRLILLSCFFISQISVLAVQQNAQQTVRGTVVSAEDGKPLPGVTVRVKGASSGQQTNADGIFEIQATANAVLEFSYIGYLKKEEPVGNRLNVDVSLDPDIQTLDAVTVEVGYGTLKQREVTSAVAHVDTAHFRQSGARNPLDLIQGKVAGLQVTRTGGSNPNTGPAVQLRGVVSVTGSASPLYVIDGIPGGNMDLLQQDDILSIDVLKDGSGAAIYGSTANAGVILVTTKKGKAGAPTFTYNNYVRKEYLNNMVDVLSPQEFRGRIASGDIIQEDFGSSTDFYNDIVNRDNISHNHNFAMSGGTNKTNYRASLNYRNLQGIGLENERQEYGARLNINQRGFDDRLNVQLNLATNFNNANRLGGGGWESEAFKNPTLSNFNPDGSYRFDLLSTNEYARLMQETNLRKQQTTSADVKADIDIVKGLKGSVFGSLQRNFWVDSQYAPQGSEGSLENTDYPGGAYAAKSDRLEQSYAFEPTLQYNTTINNDHSLTAIAGYSYRYYIDEGMDASNRGFINDLFEENNLGTGTALIDGKAGMGSFKNDNTLIAFFGRLNYTFGDKYMAQFILRREGSSRFGDNNKWGNFPAVSAGWNVSEESFMDNVNFVDYLKLRIGYGETGNSGFANNASRVTLGGGGRYLYPDGFYRETYGPTRNPNPNLRWETKREINLGLDFTLFNSKLNGSIDAFDRTTKDLLDTYVSPQPPFIQSSIYTNVGSISSKGLELALSYQAIDRGNFSWSVDLAASTTKNVLDSYSNDVYVVEYKTFGSIGGAGALGDAFRTYEGERVGEFWGKRFAGFTDDGKWLFYNRNGEAVSNDQINYSTDRNLTDLAPIGNAVPKYYLSITNNFTYKQWDFRLFMRGKFAYDVLNTAALTYGNKVWSGNLLREAFGKYAEIDDTYMYSDYYLESGSHWKIDEVTLGYTFKLPTKLVRNLRIYATGQNLATITGYSGNDPDFISDTGLGNEDGNGRALGIDNRGAYPSTRSFLMGVNLIF, encoded by the coding sequence ATGAGTAGCATTGACCTTATAAAAGAGGTCAGAGGGTGCTGTTTTATCAAACTGCGGCTTATATTATTAAGCTGTTTTTTTATTTCTCAGATCTCGGTACTTGCTGTTCAACAAAATGCTCAGCAAACGGTTCGCGGAACGGTTGTAAGTGCTGAAGACGGAAAGCCACTTCCCGGTGTGACGGTTAGGGTGAAAGGTGCGTCAAGCGGACAACAAACAAATGCTGACGGAATTTTTGAAATTCAGGCTACTGCGAATGCCGTGTTAGAGTTTTCGTATATAGGTTATCTTAAGAAGGAAGAGCCTGTTGGCAATCGTTTAAATGTGGATGTCTCACTGGACCCAGACATTCAAACACTCGACGCCGTGACCGTTGAGGTGGGTTACGGAACATTAAAACAACGGGAAGTAACCTCTGCTGTAGCACATGTGGATACCGCTCATTTTAGGCAGAGTGGGGCCCGTAACCCTTTAGATTTAATCCAGGGAAAAGTTGCTGGTTTACAAGTAACCCGTACAGGAGGTTCGAATCCCAATACTGGTCCTGCGGTACAACTTAGGGGTGTCGTTTCCGTGACGGGTTCTGCCAGTCCGCTATACGTAATAGATGGGATCCCGGGAGGAAATATGGATTTGCTGCAGCAGGATGATATCCTTTCAATTGACGTGTTAAAGGACGGTTCGGGTGCCGCAATTTATGGCTCTACAGCGAATGCAGGTGTTATACTGGTTACTACAAAAAAGGGTAAAGCAGGTGCACCCACATTCACCTATAACAATTATGTTAGGAAGGAATATTTGAATAACATGGTAGATGTTCTTTCTCCACAGGAATTTAGGGGCAGAATTGCTTCCGGTGATATTATTCAGGAAGATTTCGGTAGCAGCACGGATTTTTATAATGACATCGTCAATCGCGATAACATCTCCCATAACCACAATTTTGCTATGAGTGGAGGAACAAATAAAACGAATTACCGGGCAAGTTTAAATTACCGAAATCTGCAGGGAATCGGTCTGGAAAATGAAAGACAGGAGTACGGTGCCCGTCTAAACATCAACCAACGCGGGTTCGACGATCGTCTAAATGTTCAACTGAATTTGGCAACCAACTTTAATAATGCGAACCGCTTAGGTGGTGGAGGATGGGAGAGTGAAGCTTTCAAAAATCCAACGCTTTCCAATTTTAATCCTGATGGCAGTTATCGGTTTGATTTGTTGAGTACGAACGAGTATGCGCGATTAATGCAGGAAACCAATTTGAGAAAACAGCAAACGACTTCTGCTGATGTTAAAGCGGATATTGATATCGTGAAAGGACTGAAAGGTTCTGTTTTTGGATCACTTCAACGGAATTTTTGGGTAGATAGTCAGTATGCACCACAAGGCAGTGAAGGCTCTTTGGAAAATACAGACTATCCCGGTGGGGCCTATGCGGCGAAAAGTGATCGCTTAGAGCAATCATACGCGTTTGAACCGACTTTACAATATAATACCACTATAAATAACGACCATAGTTTAACGGCCATTGCTGGTTATAGTTATCGATATTATATAGATGAAGGAATGGACGCGTCTAACAGAGGCTTTATTAATGACCTATTTGAGGAAAATAACTTAGGTACCGGTACAGCACTAATTGACGGAAAAGCGGGGATGGGAAGCTTTAAGAATGATAATACCCTCATCGCCTTCTTCGGAAGATTGAATTATACGTTCGGCGACAAATACATGGCACAATTTATACTTCGTAGGGAGGGATCTTCTCGTTTTGGGGATAATAACAAGTGGGGGAACTTTCCAGCAGTATCCGCTGGGTGGAATGTCTCCGAAGAATCCTTCATGGATAATGTTAATTTTGTGGATTACTTAAAACTTCGTATAGGTTATGGAGAAACCGGAAATTCCGGCTTTGCCAATAATGCTTCCCGGGTAACTTTAGGTGGTGGTGGCCGATACTTATATCCTGATGGTTTTTATAGGGAAACGTATGGACCGACCCGAAACCCAAATCCTAACTTACGCTGGGAAACGAAAAGGGAAATAAACCTGGGTTTAGATTTCACTTTATTTAACAGTAAACTTAATGGTAGTATCGATGCGTTCGATAGAACGACCAAGGATTTATTGGATACGTATGTCTCACCCCAGCCACCTTTCATTCAATCGAGCATTTATACCAATGTAGGAAGCATCTCTTCTAAAGGACTTGAATTGGCCTTGAGTTACCAGGCGATAGATCGCGGTAATTTTTCCTGGTCAGTAGATTTGGCCGCAAGCACAACCAAAAATGTATTGGACAGCTATTCCAATGATGTATACGTCGTAGAATATAAAACTTTTGGCTCGATAGGTGGCGCGGGAGCTCTTGGTGATGCTTTCCGCACTTATGAAGGTGAACGGGTAGGCGAATTTTGGGGTAAACGCTTTGCAGGTTTTACGGATGATGGAAAATGGTTATTCTATAACCGTAACGGCGAGGCTGTTTCCAATGACCAGATTAATTACTCCACCGATAGGAATCTCACAGATCTGGCGCCGATCGGAAATGCTGTTCCGAAATATTACCTGTCTATCACCAACAATTTTACGTATAAACAATGGGATTTCCGTTTATTCATGCGTGGGAAATTTGCGTACGATGTGTTGAATACGGCAGCTTTAACCTATGGAAATAAGGTGTGGAGCGGCAATTTACTTAGAGAGGCCTTCGGGAAATATGCAGAAATTGATGATACCTATATGTATTCTGATTATTATCTGGAAAGTGGTAGCCATTGGAAGATTGATGAGGTGACTTTGGGTTACACATTTAAGCTACCCACCAAGTTGGTGCGAAATTTAAGGATTTATGCTACCGGACAGAACTTAGCAACCATCACAGGATATTCTGGAAACGATCCAGATTTTATTTCTGACACCGGCTTAGGAAATGAAGACGGTAATGGCCGCGCACTCGGAATTGATAATCGGGGTGCGTATCCAAGTACGCGCAGCTTTTTGATGGGCGTAAACCTGATCTTTTAG
- a CDS encoding RagB/SusD family nutrient uptake outer membrane protein, translated as MKNTYFKVVILIVTTMLGCTNLDENAYDQMLTENFYNNRNEVISAVLRPYTHANAWVTPSGQDGWWRPAELSGDQLAWPTKGRHGEDGGKWKRLHYHTWTVDEGGLNNAWSLMYWGMGLCNDPIENLEARDVDKMGITEEEKAAFIAELKLLRAFHYLKLMDLFGNIPIVTQVGEPAQPETVPRAEVFNFIESEILENIESVPVLSRPMLGRMSKAGAYAMLVELYLNAEVWTGTARWDDCIAAADQLINGAGGGQNGAMALDPDIVSQFNSTNDQSKEVIFSIAYDYTTANFEPRFPLEFYHFIQREIYGGGRNGNNGIVLVPGVYGSFSADDLRKTEWLLEGDMVNFETGEPVIGTEEYRERPLVFVDNIRRNRANSTVSNMSEGEENSGIRFNKYKLGNQVRGFDGTPEDPNYNNTDWNIYRLTWVYFAKAEAIMRKNGGTATQEVVELINECRKRAFSEEDWTTNAYTVATLTMDEFLAERGREFIFEGFRRNDLIRFGKFTTEEWWDHTPSDPSKELFPIPQRQRDLNPNLAQNPGYN; from the coding sequence ATGAAGAATACATATTTTAAGGTCGTAATCCTAATCGTGACAACCATGTTGGGTTGTACCAATCTGGATGAGAATGCATATGACCAAATGCTCACAGAAAACTTTTATAATAATCGGAATGAGGTGATTTCAGCTGTTTTAAGGCCTTATACCCACGCAAATGCTTGGGTTACACCCTCTGGACAGGATGGTTGGTGGCGGCCGGCAGAACTTTCCGGAGATCAACTGGCTTGGCCAACTAAAGGAAGGCATGGAGAAGACGGTGGAAAATGGAAGCGTTTACATTATCATACTTGGACTGTTGATGAAGGGGGATTGAATAATGCTTGGTCGTTAATGTACTGGGGCATGGGGCTGTGTAATGATCCTATTGAGAATCTGGAAGCTAGGGATGTTGATAAAATGGGGATAACGGAAGAAGAGAAGGCTGCATTTATTGCTGAATTAAAGCTACTTAGGGCTTTTCACTACCTTAAACTGATGGATCTGTTTGGCAATATACCTATTGTAACGCAGGTAGGCGAACCGGCTCAGCCTGAGACCGTACCGAGAGCGGAGGTGTTTAATTTTATTGAAAGTGAAATATTGGAGAATATCGAAAGTGTACCAGTTTTGTCGCGACCTATGTTGGGTAGAATGTCCAAAGCAGGCGCTTATGCTATGCTGGTCGAACTATACCTAAATGCAGAAGTGTGGACGGGCACTGCGCGTTGGGACGACTGTATTGCAGCAGCAGACCAATTGATTAATGGTGCTGGTGGTGGCCAAAATGGGGCAATGGCCTTGGACCCCGATATTGTCAGCCAGTTCAACAGCACCAACGATCAATCGAAGGAAGTTATATTTTCGATTGCATACGATTATACCACTGCAAATTTCGAACCCCGTTTTCCCTTGGAGTTTTACCATTTTATACAAAGGGAGATCTATGGAGGGGGAAGAAACGGGAATAATGGAATAGTGCTGGTTCCCGGAGTTTATGGTTCGTTTTCAGCTGATGACCTGCGAAAAACGGAATGGTTACTGGAGGGTGACATGGTGAATTTTGAAACCGGTGAGCCAGTTATCGGGACAGAGGAATATCGCGAAAGACCGTTAGTATTTGTAGACAATATTCGGCGAAACAGAGCGAATTCAACCGTATCCAATATGAGCGAAGGAGAAGAGAACAGCGGGATACGGTTTAATAAATATAAACTCGGAAATCAGGTGAGGGGTTTTGACGGTACGCCAGAGGATCCAAACTATAATAATACTGATTGGAATATTTATCGGTTGACATGGGTTTATTTTGCTAAAGCAGAGGCTATTATGCGAAAAAATGGAGGGACAGCCACGCAGGAAGTGGTGGAATTGATAAACGAATGTCGGAAAAGGGCTTTCAGCGAAGAAGATTGGACAACAAATGCTTATACCGTTGCAACATTAACGATGGACGAGTTTTTAGCGGAGAGGGGGAGAGAATTTATTTTTGAAGGTTTTAGAAGGAATGACTTGATACGTTTCGGTAAATTTACTACGGAGGAGTGGTGGGATCATACACCTAGCGATCCTTCAAAAGAACTGTTCCCCATCCCGCAAAGGCAAAGGGACTTAAACCCAAATTTAGCACAAAATCCAGGTTATAACTAA
- a CDS encoding GH92 family glycosyl hydrolase codes for MNRKAKQAYVWLALVATLFGGQVNAHSMEEEKDPVDYVNPLMGTDSKPSLSNGNTYPAVGLPWGMNLWTPQTGKNGNGWQYTYGADKIRGIKQTHQPSPWMNDYGQFSIMPVSGKSVFNEEERASWFSHKAEVSKPHYYSVYLADHDVTAEITPTERAAIMRFSFAKTDSAFVVLDAFDRGSEVTIIPEKNMITGYSSRYSRGDLKNFRNYFVIVFDKPFSNYATWSDSTKHSGQVSISADHVGAIVGFSVNGKADPVQARIASSFISVEQAELNLKELGSDSFEEVAKKGRENWNEKLGRLKVEGGTIDEKRTFYSCLYRTLFFPNKLYEINAQEEIVHYSPYAGEVLPGYMFAGTGFWDTFRALYPFLNLMYPSINKEMQEGLINDYKEGGFLPEWSSPGYADIMVGNNSASVVADAYIKGLRGYDIEKLYEALLHGANNEGPVSAVGRKGVAYYNKLGYVPYDVGINENAARTLEYAYDDFTIYQLAKALKRPKKEIALYEKRSQNYRHLFDPETKLMRGKNEDGTFQSPFNPLKWGDAFTEGNSWHYSWSVFHDVQGLIDLMGGQKTFVNMLDSVFAQPPLFDESYYRGVIHEIREMQIANMGQYAHGNQPIQHMIYLYNYAGEPWKTQYWTREVMNRMYAATPDGYCGDEDNGQTSAWYVFSALGFYPVCPATDQYVIGAPLFKKVTLQLENGKQFVIDAQNNSAANRYIGKASLNNNTLEENWIGHQTILDGGNLRFEMDSEANTARGTDAKAFPYSYSNEK; via the coding sequence ATGAATCGTAAAGCGAAGCAGGCATATGTATGGTTGGCACTAGTTGCCACTTTATTTGGCGGACAGGTAAATGCGCACAGTATGGAAGAAGAAAAGGATCCGGTGGACTACGTAAATCCACTCATGGGTACAGATTCCAAACCCTCTTTATCTAATGGTAATACCTATCCAGCAGTTGGATTGCCTTGGGGCATGAATTTGTGGACACCCCAAACGGGCAAAAACGGCAATGGTTGGCAATATACTTACGGTGCAGATAAAATACGTGGAATAAAGCAAACACACCAACCCTCTCCATGGATGAACGATTATGGACAGTTTTCTATTATGCCAGTCAGCGGGAAAAGTGTCTTTAATGAAGAAGAACGTGCAAGCTGGTTTTCACACAAAGCCGAAGTAAGTAAACCTCACTACTATAGCGTTTATTTGGCTGATCACGACGTTACTGCGGAGATCACACCAACGGAAAGGGCAGCGATCATGCGTTTCTCTTTTGCAAAAACGGACAGTGCTTTTGTGGTATTGGATGCTTTCGACAGGGGTTCCGAAGTGACGATTATCCCTGAGAAGAATATGATCACTGGCTATTCTTCCCGTTATAGCAGAGGCGACCTCAAGAACTTCCGAAATTACTTTGTGATTGTTTTTGATAAGCCGTTCAGCAACTATGCTACCTGGTCTGATTCTACGAAGCATAGCGGTCAAGTCAGCATAAGCGCTGATCATGTAGGTGCTATCGTCGGTTTTTCCGTTAATGGGAAAGCTGATCCTGTACAAGCCAGAATTGCGTCTTCCTTTATCAGTGTAGAACAGGCTGAATTAAACCTGAAAGAATTAGGAAGTGATTCTTTTGAAGAAGTTGCGAAAAAGGGCCGCGAAAACTGGAACGAGAAGCTGGGCAGACTAAAAGTAGAAGGTGGTACGATTGATGAGAAAAGGACTTTTTACTCTTGTCTTTACCGCACCTTGTTTTTCCCCAATAAACTATATGAGATTAACGCTCAGGAAGAAATTGTGCACTACAGCCCTTATGCAGGAGAGGTCTTACCGGGCTATATGTTTGCGGGAACAGGTTTTTGGGACACCTTTCGGGCACTTTATCCATTCTTGAACCTGATGTACCCATCCATTAATAAAGAAATGCAGGAAGGGTTGATCAATGATTATAAAGAAGGTGGGTTTTTGCCGGAATGGAGCAGTCCGGGCTATGCCGACATTATGGTTGGAAACAATTCGGCTTCAGTGGTGGCTGATGCTTATATTAAAGGATTAAGGGGTTACGATATCGAAAAACTATATGAAGCATTATTGCATGGTGCGAATAACGAAGGACCAGTGAGTGCTGTGGGACGGAAAGGCGTGGCTTATTATAATAAGTTGGGTTATGTGCCCTATGATGTCGGAATCAATGAAAATGCCGCACGTACACTGGAATATGCCTACGATGATTTTACGATCTATCAATTAGCAAAAGCGTTGAAAAGGCCAAAAAAGGAAATCGCCCTCTATGAAAAAAGAAGCCAGAATTATCGACATTTATTCGATCCCGAAACTAAATTGATGCGCGGTAAAAATGAAGATGGAACCTTTCAAAGTCCATTTAACCCTTTAAAATGGGGTGATGCGTTCACAGAAGGCAATAGCTGGCACTACTCTTGGAGCGTTTTTCACGATGTACAGGGCTTGATCGATCTTATGGGTGGGCAAAAAACCTTCGTGAACATGTTGGATTCCGTCTTTGCACAACCGCCGTTATTTGACGAAAGCTATTATCGGGGAGTGATCCATGAAATTCGTGAAATGCAGATTGCCAATATGGGGCAGTACGCACACGGCAACCAACCCATTCAACACATGATTTACCTCTATAATTATGCAGGTGAGCCTTGGAAAACACAATATTGGACAAGAGAAGTGATGAACAGGATGTACGCCGCGACACCTGATGGTTACTGCGGTGATGAAGACAATGGTCAAACTTCTGCTTGGTACGTTTTTTCTGCCTTAGGTTTTTATCCGGTATGCCCAGCAACGGATCAATATGTGATTGGCGCGCCGTTATTTAAAAAAGTAACCCTGCAATTGGAAAATGGAAAGCAGTTTGTCATCGATGCGCAAAATAATAGTGCCGCCAATCGTTATATCGGTAAAGCCTCATTGAATAATAACACATTGGAGGAAAATTGGATCGGTCATCAAACGATTTTAGACGGTGGAAATTTGCGCTTTGAAATGGATAGTGAGGCCAATACGGCTAGAGGAACTGATGCCAAAGCATTTCCTTATTCGTATTCTAATGAAAAGTAA
- a CDS encoding basic secretory protein-like protein — protein sequence MIKRVFRYATIFVLSFLFSRYAEAQDRWNRIDKDLKAAVAVDTIKQGKYTLVFIDKSSDFNQQVKEKLIETFFINYPKEAKIYNKKTTRNVIFVIDPEYTGVAAAGGGIVRFNPEWFKKNPGDIDVVTHEVMHLVQSYPEGAGPGWITEGIADYVRYTLGIDNAGANWKLTDFDSKQSYENAYRITARFFYWMETTKKKGIIKKLDAAMRNKEYTETFWQEHLGKNVDELWEEYAENPVIG from the coding sequence ATGATAAAAAGAGTATTTCGATACGCTACGATTTTCGTGCTATCATTTTTATTTTCACGTTATGCTGAGGCGCAAGATCGTTGGAATCGGATAGATAAGGATTTGAAAGCGGCAGTAGCGGTGGATACCATTAAACAAGGCAAATACACCCTGGTTTTTATCGATAAGTCAAGCGATTTTAATCAGCAAGTTAAGGAGAAACTAATTGAAACCTTCTTTATAAATTATCCTAAAGAAGCCAAGATTTATAATAAGAAAACTACCAGAAATGTAATTTTCGTTATAGACCCTGAATACACAGGTGTAGCCGCGGCGGGTGGAGGAATTGTACGTTTTAATCCTGAATGGTTTAAAAAGAACCCGGGCGATATTGATGTTGTAACACACGAAGTGATGCATTTGGTACAAAGCTATCCTGAGGGGGCAGGGCCAGGTTGGATTACCGAAGGGATTGCAGACTATGTGCGGTATACTTTGGGAATTGATAATGCCGGCGCAAATTGGAAACTTACCGATTTCGATAGTAAACAATCTTACGAGAACGCTTATCGCATTACCGCACGTTTCTTCTATTGGATGGAAACAACTAAGAAAAAGGGAATAATTAAAAAATTAGATGCCGCTATGCGCAATAAAGAATATACGGAAACTTTTTGGCAAGAACATTTAGGAAAAAATGTAGATGAGCTTTGGGAAGAGTATGCAGAAAATCCCGTGATTGGTTAA
- a CDS encoding GH92 family glycosyl hydrolase produces MMRIKILLLIVLFPMTMLAQEPSLVKYVKPIIGTAKMGHTFPGATVPFGAVQLSPDTDTIPYAVNGKYNGDVYKYCAGYQYDDPTIVGFSHTHFSGTGHSDLGDFLIMPTVGELQMNPGTADSPESGYRSTYSHANEVAEANYYKVKLDEPGVLAELTTSTRVGFHQYTFPQSEQSHIILDLMAGIYNYEDKNVWTVVRVVNDTLITGYRQTNGWARTRTVYFAMRFSKPFKEYGTQKNDPVSVYRGFWGKFKQEENFPDIAGRDLRMHFDFDTEEDEQVKIKFAISPVSMQGALANMQEEIPHWNFEQTKQAGQALWEKELQRIQIDVPKEEDKINFYTAMYHAALMPTVYMDVDGRYKGLDYEVHQAEGFTNYTSFSLWDTFRAFHPYLNLISPSRNADMVASMMEHYKQSVLHMLPVWSHYANDNWCMSGYHSVSVVADAIIKGNYQGDAMAALEACVATANARDYEGIGSYIDKGYIPAEVSGTSVSNTLEYAYDDWCIAQLAQKLGRTDVYDAFIKRSENWKNVYDNSIGFMRPKMEDGSFKKEFDVLETHGQGFIEGNSWNFSLYVPHDPEGMMQHMGGKKRLSRYLDSLFSMHLPDEFFANTEDITREGIIGNYVHGNEPSHHVAYLYNITGEPWKTQEKVRMILKDQYHNGADGLGGNDDCGQMSAWYIFSSLGFYPVAPASDEYWIGSPAVQQAKITLENGKSFSVKAVNQSDENVYVERVVLNGKEIKSWRLKHADIADGGELVFHMRKKR; encoded by the coding sequence ATGATGAGAATTAAGATTTTACTGTTAATTGTTTTGTTTCCAATGACAATGTTGGCACAAGAGCCCTCTCTGGTGAAATATGTGAAGCCCATTATAGGAACTGCAAAAATGGGACATACTTTTCCGGGTGCCACTGTGCCTTTTGGCGCGGTGCAGTTGAGTCCTGATACTGATACTATTCCTTATGCAGTAAACGGTAAATATAATGGAGATGTGTATAAATACTGTGCTGGTTATCAGTATGATGACCCTACTATTGTTGGCTTTAGTCATACGCATTTTAGTGGGACGGGTCACTCAGATTTGGGCGATTTTTTAATCATGCCGACGGTAGGTGAATTACAGATGAATCCGGGTACGGCTGATAGTCCTGAAAGTGGTTATCGTTCTACCTATAGTCATGCCAATGAGGTTGCAGAAGCAAACTATTATAAAGTTAAGCTTGATGAACCTGGTGTGCTAGCTGAACTCACTACCAGTACTCGTGTCGGTTTTCATCAGTATACGTTTCCCCAGTCGGAACAGTCACACATCATTTTGGATTTGATGGCTGGGATCTATAATTATGAAGATAAAAATGTATGGACGGTAGTACGCGTTGTCAACGATACGTTAATTACCGGATATCGGCAAACAAACGGTTGGGCACGTACGCGCACGGTTTATTTCGCCATGCGCTTTTCTAAACCATTTAAGGAATATGGTACACAGAAAAATGACCCCGTGTCTGTTTACAGAGGATTTTGGGGTAAATTCAAACAGGAAGAGAATTTCCCGGATATAGCTGGGAGAGATTTGCGTATGCATTTTGATTTTGACACGGAAGAAGATGAACAGGTAAAAATCAAATTTGCGATCAGCCCTGTCAGTATGCAAGGAGCACTAGCGAATATGCAAGAAGAAATTCCTCATTGGAATTTTGAGCAGACAAAACAGGCAGGACAAGCACTTTGGGAAAAAGAGTTGCAGCGTATTCAGATAGATGTACCTAAAGAGGAAGACAAAATTAATTTTTATACGGCTATGTATCATGCTGCATTGATGCCTACAGTTTATATGGATGTTGATGGGCGATATAAAGGGCTGGATTATGAGGTCCATCAGGCAGAGGGATTTACAAACTATACCTCTTTTTCATTGTGGGATACCTTTCGTGCTTTTCATCCTTATCTTAACTTAATTAGTCCATCGCGCAACGCGGATATGGTCGCTTCCATGATGGAACATTATAAACAAAGTGTATTACATATGTTGCCCGTATGGTCACACTATGCAAACGATAATTGGTGCATGAGTGGTTATCATAGTGTTTCTGTGGTGGCAGATGCGATTATTAAAGGTAACTACCAAGGAGATGCAATGGCGGCATTGGAGGCGTGTGTAGCAACTGCAAATGCAAGAGACTATGAAGGTATTGGCTCCTATATTGATAAAGGATATATTCCTGCGGAAGTATCTGGAACTTCAGTGTCTAACACGCTGGAGTATGCATACGATGATTGGTGTATTGCCCAATTGGCACAGAAGCTTGGGCGTACCGATGTTTACGATGCTTTTATTAAACGATCGGAAAATTGGAAGAATGTGTACGACAACAGTATAGGCTTTATGCGGCCCAAAATGGAGGACGGTAGTTTTAAGAAGGAATTTGATGTGCTGGAAACACACGGTCAGGGGTTTATTGAGGGTAACTCCTGGAACTTTAGCTTATATGTACCGCACGATCCGGAAGGTATGATGCAACATATGGGAGGAAAAAAGAGATTGTCGCGTTATTTGGATTCACTGTTTAGTATGCATTTACCTGATGAATTTTTTGCAAATACCGAAGATATTACAAGAGAAGGAATTATAGGGAATTATGTACATGGCAATGAGCCATCTCACCATGTAGCTTATCTATATAATATAACCGGCGAACCCTGGAAAACTCAAGAAAAGGTACGGATGATTTTAAAGGATCAGTATCATAACGGTGCTGATGGCTTAGGAGGAAATGATGATTGTGGGCAGATGAGCGCTTGGTATATTTTTAGTTCCTTGGGTTTCTACCCTGTTGCTCCTGCTTCTGATGAGTATTGGATAGGTAGCCCGGCTGTACAACAGGCAAAAATAACTTTGGAAAATGGTAAAAGTTTTTCAGTGAAAGCAGTTAATCAATCTGATGAGAATGTTTATGTTGAAAGGGTTGTCTTGAATGGTAAGGAAATAAAATCTTGGCGGCTAAAACATGCGGATATCGCGGATGGCGGCGAGTTAGTGTTTCACATGCGTAAAAAACGTTAG